The Carnobacterium divergens genome includes a window with the following:
- a CDS encoding MalY/PatB family protein — protein MESHFDEVINRLETNSIKWDTLEDRYGSTEVLPMWIADMDFKTPKVVLDALKNTLENCPVLGYTKAPDSLYEAIIDWQQQKHNMSLTREAILFSPGVVPSLALVVNAFTSPEDNVMIHDPVYPPFTSMITANQRKVLRSELTIEDNQFVMNFEEMEQQFKTKNVKLFILCNPHNPGGRVWSKDELIQLSELCYKYKVILVSDEIHGDLIFNPHRFTSVVTIDERYQDFVVTLTAATKTFNMAGTKNSMIYVYNEGLRNLLIQEQHKSEQSGINTFGYVATEAAYRLGDDWLADCLDYLEGNLTLVLDFFATELPEVMVVKPQGTYLVWFNASSLGLEDQALTQHFVEVGKIGLNAGIDFGPAGSQFLRMNIATSRTTLVEGLKRIKYAFTH, from the coding sequence ATGGAAAGTCATTTTGATGAGGTTATAAATCGCTTAGAAACAAACTCGATTAAATGGGATACGTTGGAAGATCGTTATGGATCAACTGAGGTTTTACCAATGTGGATTGCTGATATGGATTTTAAAACGCCAAAAGTTGTGTTGGATGCTTTAAAAAACACCTTGGAAAACTGTCCTGTTTTAGGGTATACAAAAGCGCCTGATTCACTTTATGAGGCAATTATTGATTGGCAGCAACAAAAACACAATATGTCTTTAACAAGAGAGGCTATTTTATTTTCACCAGGTGTTGTGCCTAGTCTCGCGTTAGTTGTCAATGCCTTTACTTCACCTGAGGATAACGTTATGATTCACGATCCAGTATACCCTCCCTTTACGTCTATGATTACTGCCAATCAACGAAAGGTCCTTCGTTCTGAACTGACAATTGAAGACAACCAGTTTGTCATGAACTTTGAAGAGATGGAACAGCAATTCAAAACAAAGAATGTGAAATTGTTTATTTTATGTAATCCTCATAATCCTGGTGGACGAGTTTGGTCAAAAGACGAATTGATACAGCTTAGTGAACTGTGTTATAAATACAAGGTTATTTTAGTAAGTGATGAGATTCATGGTGATCTGATTTTTAATCCACATCGTTTTACTTCAGTTGTAACGATTGATGAACGTTATCAAGATTTTGTTGTTACATTAACAGCTGCAACGAAAACATTTAATATGGCTGGAACAAAGAATTCGATGATTTACGTTTATAATGAAGGGTTACGAAATCTATTGATTCAAGAACAGCATAAATCAGAACAAAGTGGCATTAATACTTTCGGTTATGTAGCAACAGAAGCAGCTTATCGATTAGGTGATGATTGGTTAGCTGACTGTTTAGACTATTTGGAAGGAAACTTAACTTTGGTCTTAGACTTTTTTGCAACTGAATTACCTGAAGTAATGGTTGTCAAACCACAAGGAACTTACTTAGTTTGGTTTAATGCTTCTTCTTTAGGATTAGAGGACCAAGCCTTGACTCAGCATTTTGTGGAGGTAGGAAAAATTGGGTTGAATGCAGGCATTGACTTTGGTCCTGCTGGTAGTCAATTTCTTCGGATGAATATTGCCACATCAAGAACAACTTTAGTCGAAGGGTTAAAACGAATTAAATATGCATTTACTCATTAA
- a CDS encoding glucose-6-phosphate isomerase, whose translation MPHIQFDYSKIDQFLQPHEVDYLQQQVTTADEMLRKGTGQGSDFLGWIDLPTAYDKEEFSRIKAAAKKIQSDSEILIVIGIGGSYLGAKAALDFLNHSFYNLIGKEDRKAPQIFFAGNSISSSYLHDLIEVIGDRDFSVNIISKSGTTTEPAIAFRVFKELLIKKYGAEEAKKRIYATTDKARGALKEEANAEGYESFIIPDDVGGRFSVLTPVGLLPIAASGADIDALMKGAADASVAYSSDKLEENEAYQYAAVRNALYRKGKVTELLINYEPSLQYFSEWWKQLFGESEGKDQKGIYPSSANFSTDLHSLGQYIQEGRRNIFETVIKVDKARHDIKIPVTESDLDGLGYLQGKEIDFVNTKAFQGTLLAHTDGEVPNLLVTIPETDAYTLGYLMYFFEIAVGISGYLNGVNPFDQPGVEAYKKNMFALLGKPGFEELAKELNERL comes from the coding sequence ATGCCACATATTCAATTTGATTATTCAAAAATCGACCAATTTTTACAACCACACGAAGTTGATTACTTACAACAACAAGTAACAACTGCAGATGAGATGCTACGTAAAGGAACAGGACAAGGCAGTGACTTCTTAGGGTGGATTGATTTACCAACTGCTTACGATAAAGAAGAATTTAGCAGAATTAAAGCTGCAGCTAAAAAAATTCAATCAGATTCTGAAATCCTGATTGTAATTGGTATTGGCGGTTCTTATTTAGGAGCAAAAGCTGCTTTAGACTTTTTAAACCACTCATTCTATAACCTAATAGGCAAAGAAGACCGTAAAGCACCACAAATTTTCTTTGCTGGAAATAGCATTAGTTCAAGTTACCTACATGATTTAATTGAAGTAATTGGTGACCGCGATTTCTCAGTAAACATCATTTCAAAATCAGGGACAACAACAGAACCTGCAATCGCATTCCGCGTCTTTAAAGAATTACTAATTAAAAAATACGGAGCAGAAGAAGCTAAAAAACGTATTTATGCAACAACAGATAAAGCACGTGGCGCTTTAAAAGAAGAAGCCAACGCAGAAGGATACGAATCGTTTATTATCCCAGATGATGTAGGCGGACGTTTCTCTGTTTTAACACCCGTTGGATTATTGCCAATCGCAGCAAGTGGAGCAGATATTGATGCTTTAATGAAAGGTGCAGCTGACGCCAGCGTTGCTTATTCAAGTGATAAACTAGAAGAAAACGAAGCGTATCAATATGCAGCTGTTCGTAATGCTTTATACCGCAAAGGAAAAGTAACCGAGCTTTTAATCAACTATGAACCAAGTCTACAATACTTCTCAGAATGGTGGAAACAGTTATTCGGAGAGTCAGAAGGAAAAGACCAAAAAGGCATCTATCCATCAAGTGCAAACTTTTCAACTGATTTACACTCCCTAGGACAATATATCCAAGAAGGACGTCGCAATATCTTTGAAACAGTTATCAAAGTAGACAAAGCACGTCATGATATTAAAATCCCAGTAACAGAATCAGACTTAGACGGTCTAGGTTATTTACAAGGAAAAGAAATTGATTTTGTAAACACAAAAGCATTCCAAGGAACATTATTGGCACACACAGATGGAGAAGTTCCGAACTTGTTAGTTACAATTCCAGAAACAGACGCGTACACATTAGGCTACTTGATGTACTTCTTTGAAATTGCAGTAGGAATTTCAGGTTATTTAAATGGTGTCAATCCATTCGACCAACCAGGAGTTGAAGCTTATAAAAAAAATATGTTCGCCCTTTTAGGCAAACCTGGTTTCGAAGAGTTAGCAAAAGAATTAAATGAACGTCTATAA
- a CDS encoding peptidylprolyl isomerase, producing MTQFPQLTTEVAENEELVTLKTTMGDIKIKLFPEVAPKTVENFLGLAKKGYYDGVIFHRVIPDFMIQGGDPTGTGMGGESLWGDSFNDEFSKEVFNLNGALSMANAGPNTNGSQFFIVSNTNVPENMVSQLEGAGYPKEIIEAYSKNGGTPWLDFRHSVFGQVVDGMDVVYEIEKVKRGPQDKPVNGVRIESVEIA from the coding sequence ATGACTCAATTTCCACAACTAACAACAGAAGTAGCAGAAAATGAAGAACTAGTTACTTTAAAAACAACAATGGGGGATATTAAAATTAAATTATTCCCAGAAGTTGCCCCTAAAACAGTTGAAAACTTTTTAGGACTAGCTAAAAAAGGCTATTACGATGGTGTGATTTTTCACCGTGTAATTCCTGATTTTATGATTCAAGGTGGCGACCCAACTGGTACAGGTATGGGCGGAGAAAGCTTGTGGGGAGATTCATTCAATGATGAATTTTCAAAAGAAGTGTTTAACTTAAACGGTGCACTTTCAATGGCTAACGCTGGACCAAACACAAATGGCAGCCAATTCTTTATCGTATCAAACACAAACGTACCAGAAAACATGGTGTCACAATTAGAAGGCGCGGGCTATCCAAAAGAAATCATCGAAGCATACTCTAAAAATGGTGGAACACCATGGTTAGACTTCCGTCATTCAGTTTTTGGTCAAGTCGTTGACGGTATGGATGTCGTTTATGAAATTGAAAAAGTAAAACGCGGACCTCAAGATAAACCTGTAAATGGTGTTAGAATTGAATCTGTAGAAATCGCATAA
- a CDS encoding GNAT family N-acetyltransferase, protein MDTQLKLNKANMNEYPLITELLIESAKWLKSKGSKQWNGILEGKDNHDTKSAIERGDVFYFTMENSPVGMCILWNKQSSWDQELWGVDKSDHFFYLHRLAINRHYSGQGIAMKILTEVEKYSKKENKKEIRLDCIADNQVLNKLYQDAGFNFYKTIYQHNAGEQIADFNLYKLDC, encoded by the coding sequence ATGGATACACAACTAAAGTTAAACAAAGCCAATATGAATGAGTACCCCCTGATTACTGAATTGTTAATAGAATCTGCAAAATGGTTGAAATCAAAAGGTTCCAAGCAATGGAATGGTATTTTAGAAGGAAAGGATAATCACGATACAAAATCAGCGATTGAAAGAGGAGACGTATTTTATTTCACTATGGAAAATTCTCCAGTAGGCATGTGTATATTGTGGAACAAACAAAGTTCATGGGACCAAGAACTTTGGGGAGTAGACAAGAGTGATCATTTTTTTTACTTGCATCGATTAGCGATTAATCGTCATTATTCAGGTCAAGGGATAGCGATGAAAATTCTGACGGAGGTTGAAAAATATAGTAAAAAAGAAAATAAAAAAGAAATTCGATTGGATTGTATTGCGGATAATCAAGTGTTAAATAAGTTATACCAAGATGCTGGATTTAATTTTTATAAAACGATCTATCAACATAATGCTGGAGAACAGATAGCAGATTTTAATTTATATAAGTTAGATTGCTAA
- a CDS encoding ROK family protein gives MNYGAIEAGGTKFVCAVSNEAFEIIERISIPTTTPEETLQQVFAFFDNYQLDAIGIGSFGPIDVNLKSSTYGYVTTTPKVAWTNYDFLGAVKERYQIPVGWTTDVNAAALGEIKKGAAIGTESCLYLTVGTGVGGGAVMNGKLLQGFGHPEMGHILVRLHPDETYKGTCPYHENCLEGLAAGPAIEARHGKKGHHLADEKHVWEMEAYYLAQALMNYTLILSPERIVLGGGVMKQEQLFPLVRQEFKKMLAGYVQVPPLDEYIVPPALGDNAGITGCLLLAADSL, from the coding sequence ATGAACTATGGCGCAATTGAAGCAGGTGGCACAAAATTTGTTTGTGCAGTCAGTAATGAAGCATTTGAAATCATCGAACGAATCAGTATTCCAACGACAACCCCAGAGGAGACGCTTCAACAAGTATTTGCATTTTTTGATAATTACCAACTAGATGCAATCGGAATTGGCTCATTCGGTCCAATTGATGTTAATTTAAAATCCAGCACATACGGCTATGTTACGACAACCCCAAAAGTTGCTTGGACAAACTATGATTTTCTAGGTGCAGTAAAAGAGCGTTACCAGATACCAGTAGGCTGGACAACAGATGTTAATGCCGCAGCGCTAGGTGAAATCAAAAAAGGCGCAGCAATAGGAACCGAAAGTTGCCTTTATTTAACCGTTGGAACAGGAGTAGGCGGTGGCGCTGTCATGAATGGAAAGCTACTACAAGGATTTGGACATCCAGAAATGGGACATATTTTAGTCCGTCTTCATCCAGATGAAACCTATAAAGGTACGTGTCCTTACCATGAAAATTGCCTAGAAGGCTTAGCAGCAGGACCGGCAATCGAAGCACGTCACGGGAAAAAAGGACATCATTTAGCGGATGAAAAACACGTTTGGGAAATGGAAGCCTACTATTTAGCGCAAGCATTAATGAACTACACGTTGATTTTAAGCCCAGAAAGAATTGTATTGGGTGGTGGTGTGATGAAACAAGAACAATTATTCCCACTAGTACGTCAAGAATTTAAGAAAATGCTAGCAGGCTATGTTCAAGTTCCTCCATTAGATGAGTACATCGTCCCACCAGCACTTGGAGATAATGCTGGAATTACAGGCTGTTTACTATTAGCAGCAGACAGTCTATAA
- a CDS encoding TIGR01457 family HAD-type hydrolase: MTYKGYLIDLDGTMYRGKEPIPAATRFIARLQEANIPFLFVTNNTTKSQEEVAENLATHFDIHVSKEAVYTGSVATASYLKSLDKGNKVFVIGESGLKQELHEAGFISEEKNPDYVVVALDRQARYQDFETATLAIHNGARFISTNKDTNLPSEKGLVPGAGALTALLIASTKQQPTYIGKPEAIIMNEALGVIGLAKEEVLMVGDNYETDIMAGIKNDIDSLLVFSGFTKPEELLNVKEQPTYKVPSLDDWSLR; this comes from the coding sequence TTGACTTATAAAGGTTATTTAATTGACTTAGATGGCACGATGTATCGAGGAAAAGAACCAATTCCTGCAGCAACTAGATTTATAGCGCGTTTACAAGAAGCAAACATTCCTTTTTTATTTGTAACAAATAATACAACGAAATCTCAAGAAGAAGTAGCAGAAAATTTAGCGACTCATTTTGATATCCATGTTTCAAAAGAAGCCGTTTATACTGGATCAGTGGCAACTGCTAGTTATTTAAAGTCATTGGATAAAGGCAATAAAGTGTTTGTAATTGGTGAATCGGGTTTAAAACAAGAATTACACGAAGCAGGCTTTATTAGTGAAGAAAAAAATCCAGATTATGTAGTTGTAGCCTTGGATCGTCAAGCTCGCTATCAAGATTTTGAAACAGCGACGTTAGCCATTCACAATGGAGCTCGTTTTATTTCTACCAATAAAGATACTAATCTACCTAGTGAAAAAGGGTTAGTTCCAGGAGCAGGTGCGTTGACGGCGTTATTGATAGCTTCAACAAAGCAGCAACCTACCTATATTGGGAAACCAGAAGCGATTATTATGAATGAAGCTTTAGGCGTGATTGGTTTAGCAAAAGAAGAGGTCCTGATGGTTGGAGATAACTATGAGACAGACATTATGGCAGGAATCAAAAATGACATCGATAGCTTACTCGTGTTTTCTGGTTTTACAAAGCCAGAAGAGTTGCTCAACGTCAAAGAGCAGCCTACTTATAAAGTCCCTTCATTAGATGATTGGTCATTAAGATGA
- a CDS encoding DUF1450 domain-containing protein — MKPIVEFCVNNVANGGQIVLDKLEADDLVEVVTYDCLNECVICAQDFFALAEGKLVRAKTTDDLIKGIYQSLEEEGWL; from the coding sequence ATGAAACCAATCGTTGAATTTTGTGTTAATAATGTAGCAAATGGCGGACAAATTGTCCTCGATAAATTAGAAGCAGACGATCTAGTAGAAGTTGTTACATATGACTGTTTAAATGAATGTGTCATCTGTGCGCAAGATTTTTTTGCATTAGCAGAAGGCAAACTAGTTCGTGCAAAAACAACAGATGATTTAATCAAAGGCATTTACCAATCGTTAGAAGAAGAAGGTTGGCTATAA
- a CDS encoding phosphatidylglycerophosphatase A, producing MNVVKDTTELYRKALELLKERKVELTDIAELVMFLQQSYIEDLTLAICLENVHAVLKKREVQNAIITGIQLDILAEENKLIQPLQDIIAEDEGLYGIDEIMALSIVNVYGSIGLTNFGYIDKVKPGILKRLNRHVPGEIHTFLDDIVGAIAAAAASRLAHSDPTKSDITQ from the coding sequence ATGAATGTGGTAAAAGATACAACAGAATTATATCGTAAAGCGTTAGAGTTATTGAAAGAACGTAAAGTTGAATTGACAGATATCGCCGAGCTTGTTATGTTTTTACAACAATCTTATATTGAAGATTTAACGTTGGCTATTTGTTTAGAAAATGTGCATGCTGTTTTGAAAAAACGCGAAGTTCAAAATGCTATTATTACAGGAATTCAGTTAGATATACTAGCTGAAGAAAATAAATTGATTCAACCGTTACAAGATATTATCGCTGAAGATGAGGGCTTGTACGGAATTGACGAAATTATGGCTCTTTCTATTGTGAATGTTTATGGATCAATTGGGTTAACCAACTTTGGGTACATTGATAAAGTAAAACCAGGTATTTTAAAACGTTTAAATCGTCATGTCCCTGGCGAAATTCATACTTTTTTAGATGATATCGTTGGAGCTATTGCAGCAGCTGCTGCTAGTCGTTTAGCCCATTCAGATCCTACTAAAAGTGATATTACCCAGTGA
- a CDS encoding TIGR01906 family membrane protein, with amino-acid sequence MKQKAIQLGGVTLLILFILSISIALTINVTILYRVDISLLAIDQQSGLSKAVLMDNYHHLLSYLNFPWIRSLEMPDFPSSANGLKHFFEVKRLFLVDYLVVIISGVGSFFYIRYLKKHQLGWTLIRPFQVLIVAPVVLGVVMMISFDQLFIVFHEVLFNNEDWMFNPSTDPIINVLPEAFFMHCFILAILLMEIQFIIGYYWSKKQIRI; translated from the coding sequence ATGAAACAAAAAGCAATTCAACTAGGTGGAGTCACTCTATTGATTCTATTTATTCTGTCAATTTCAATTGCGCTGACAATTAATGTAACGATTCTTTATCGCGTAGATATCTCGTTATTAGCAATTGATCAACAGTCAGGCTTGTCGAAGGCAGTATTAATGGATAATTACCATCACTTACTGAGCTACTTAAACTTCCCTTGGATTCGATCATTGGAAATGCCAGATTTTCCTAGCTCTGCAAATGGCTTGAAACATTTCTTTGAAGTGAAGCGGTTATTTTTAGTTGATTATCTAGTTGTGATTATTAGTGGAGTAGGAAGCTTTTTCTATATTCGTTATTTAAAAAAACACCAATTAGGATGGACGTTGATTAGACCCTTTCAAGTATTAATAGTAGCTCCAGTTGTACTTGGAGTGGTGATGATGATTAGCTTCGATCAATTGTTTATTGTATTTCATGAAGTCTTGTTTAACAATGAAGATTGGATGTTTAATCCATCAACAGACCCAATTATTAACGTGCTTCCAGAAGCCTTTTTTATGCATTGCTTTATTTTAGCAATCTTATTAATGGAAATTCAATTTATTATTGGGTATTATTGGTCAAAAAAACAGATTCGCATCTAA
- a CDS encoding CvfD/Ygs/GSP13 family RNA-binding post-transcriptional regulator: MNYKIGTIVKGKVTGIQPYGAFVSLDKETQGLVHISECKHGFVKNLNEVLQVGEEIEVMVIDVDEYTKKISLSMRSLEENVTFQYHHKKRKNRQDKAVKPGFQSIAKMLPKWIEEAKKDEKARNN; encoded by the coding sequence ATGAACTACAAAATCGGAACTATTGTAAAAGGCAAAGTAACCGGCATTCAACCATACGGAGCATTTGTCTCGTTAGATAAAGAAACGCAGGGACTTGTTCATATTTCAGAATGCAAACATGGCTTTGTTAAAAATTTAAATGAAGTTCTTCAAGTTGGAGAAGAAATCGAAGTAATGGTTATTGACGTTGATGAGTACACTAAGAAAATCAGTTTATCAATGCGATCACTTGAAGAAAATGTTACATTCCAATACCACCATAAAAAACGCAAAAATAGGCAAGACAAAGCAGTCAAACCAGGATTTCAATCCATTGCGAAAATGCTACCAAAATGGATTGAAGAAGCTAAAAAAGATGAGAAAGCCCGAAACAATTAA
- a CDS encoding divergent PAP2 family protein has protein sequence MSFLTNFPLISALTAICFSQVVKVPIAFLLKKKTTWALAASTGGMPSSHSASVTALIASLVIQHGWNSPLVAIAVTFGVIVMFDAMGVRRQSGEQGLVLNQLIIDLQNLKLKDQQAKESLRREQQKDKHIKEYLGHKPLEVLFGMVTGVCIAYFVHFLMSVFHVL, from the coding sequence ATGAGCTTTCTAACCAATTTCCCTTTAATTTCCGCTTTGACAGCTATTTGTTTTTCACAAGTTGTAAAGGTTCCGATTGCTTTTTTGCTAAAAAAGAAAACAACCTGGGCTTTAGCAGCCTCAACAGGCGGGATGCCTAGTTCTCACTCAGCTAGTGTTACTGCGCTGATTGCTTCATTAGTGATTCAGCATGGTTGGAACTCCCCATTAGTGGCAATTGCTGTCACATTTGGCGTCATTGTGATGTTTGATGCGATGGGTGTTCGTAGACAAAGTGGTGAACAGGGTCTTGTTTTAAATCAACTAATCATTGATTTGCAAAATTTAAAGTTAAAAGATCAACAGGCTAAAGAATCGTTGCGTAGAGAGCAACAAAAAGACAAACACATTAAAGAATATTTAGGTCATAAACCACTAGAAGTGCTATTTGGAATGGTAACAGGTGTTTGTATCGCTTATTTTGTTCACTTTTTAATGTCCGTTTTTCATGTTCTATAA
- a CDS encoding YutD family protein: MTQENKTKEPKQEVMEAAVVEEVAVTEPLEENLLVKRIDDTTIMIEEQTYEIVLNYREAFDAERLSERYSEILSKYDYIVADWGFEQLRLKGFYDDKNRKVSQDQRISTLQDYLYEYCNFGCAYFVLQRVGEVKKEKSFKPKRSRNRPTHSNPKAVTTKPEAKAQKNKTTKPNNTAQKAPKKNFVTKDATQSKQAPVVQKQKQEPKAKIKTVEEKNGQRHFNIRRNDVEQVKNKS; this comes from the coding sequence ATGACCCAGGAAAATAAAACAAAAGAACCTAAGCAAGAAGTAATGGAAGCAGCAGTAGTTGAAGAAGTGGCTGTGACTGAACCATTAGAAGAAAATCTCTTAGTTAAACGAATTGATGACACAACCATTATGATTGAAGAACAAACCTATGAGATCGTTTTAAACTATCGAGAGGCATTTGATGCTGAAAGACTTTCAGAACGATACAGTGAAATTCTATCAAAATACGATTACATCGTAGCCGATTGGGGTTTTGAACAATTAAGACTAAAAGGCTTCTATGATGATAAAAATCGAAAAGTTTCGCAAGATCAACGCATCAGTACGCTACAAGATTACCTGTATGAATATTGTAATTTTGGTTGTGCTTACTTTGTGTTGCAACGAGTTGGGGAAGTGAAAAAAGAAAAGAGTTTTAAACCAAAAAGATCACGGAACCGTCCAACTCATTCAAATCCTAAAGCAGTAACAACAAAGCCAGAAGCAAAAGCACAAAAAAATAAAACAACCAAACCAAACAACACAGCACAAAAAGCACCTAAAAAGAATTTTGTAACAAAAGACGCTACACAATCAAAACAAGCGCCAGTTGTTCAAAAACAAAAGCAAGAACCAAAAGCAAAAATTAAAACAGTAGAAGAAAAAAATGGGCAACGTCACTTTAACATTCGTCGCAATGACGTTGAACAAGTTAAAAATAAATCGTAA
- a CDS encoding NAD(P)/FAD-dependent oxidoreductase encodes MEEFKLEHTKDVFDITIIGGGPVGMFAAFYGGMRNAKVKIIESLPKLGGQLSTLYPEKYIYDIAGFPEIKAQDLVHNLTKQMERFDTTICLEEEVLVVTKNQDKLFVLETNQGIHYSKAIIVTAGNGAFQPRKLEIEHARQFEGTSLHYFVDNMEQFKDRKVAVCGGGDSAVDWALMLEPIAKEVFLIHRRNQFRAHEHSVSLLAQSSVHLKTPFVPSKINGSGKNLTSITLKEVRGDGVEDLEVDDFLVNYGFSSSIGSIKDWGLEIDKNAIVVNSKMETTIEGIYAAGDICTYDGKIKLIAAGFGEAPTAINNAMSYINPDSRVQPMHSTSLF; translated from the coding sequence ATGGAGGAATTTAAATTGGAACATACAAAAGACGTATTTGACATAACCATCATTGGTGGTGGACCTGTTGGTATGTTTGCTGCCTTCTACGGGGGCATGCGAAACGCAAAAGTAAAAATCATTGAAAGCTTACCTAAATTAGGTGGCCAACTTTCTACTCTCTACCCAGAAAAATATATTTATGATATTGCTGGGTTTCCAGAAATTAAGGCGCAGGATTTAGTTCATAATTTAACCAAACAAATGGAGCGGTTTGATACAACGATTTGTTTAGAAGAAGAAGTTCTTGTCGTTACTAAAAATCAAGATAAATTATTTGTTTTAGAAACCAATCAAGGCATTCATTATTCAAAAGCGATTATTGTGACTGCTGGTAATGGCGCTTTCCAACCACGTAAATTGGAAATTGAACATGCTCGTCAGTTTGAAGGAACGTCTCTTCACTATTTTGTTGATAATATGGAACAATTTAAGGATCGCAAAGTAGCGGTTTGTGGCGGTGGAGATTCGGCTGTCGATTGGGCTTTGATGTTAGAGCCAATTGCTAAAGAGGTTTTTCTGATTCACCGAAGAAATCAATTCCGCGCCCATGAACACAGTGTTTCCTTGTTGGCTCAATCTTCAGTTCACTTAAAAACGCCTTTTGTTCCTTCAAAAATCAATGGGAGTGGGAAGAATTTAACGAGTATCACCTTAAAGGAAGTCCGAGGTGACGGGGTTGAAGATCTTGAAGTTGATGATTTTTTAGTGAATTATGGTTTTAGTTCTTCGATTGGGAGCATTAAAGATTGGGGACTTGAAATCGATAAAAATGCGATTGTGGTGAACAGTAAGATGGAAACAACGATTGAAGGCATTTATGCTGCTGGTGACATTTGTACGTATGATGGCAAAATCAAATTGATTGCTGCAGGTTTTGGGGAAGCTCCTACTGCGATTAATAATGCAATGAGTTACATCAATCCAGATTCAAGAGTTCAACCCATGCATAGTACTAGTCTATTTTAA
- a CDS encoding DedA family protein — protein sequence MYGLIDFILHIDQHLVTIIDQFGIWTYVILFLIVFIETGLVIFPFLPGDSLLFAASALAALPAIHLNIWILIAVFAAAAIIGDTVNYEIGKKVGLSIPEDSLLGKVLNKEKMEKAEAFFNKHGGKTILIARFMPFIRTFAPFIAGASRMHYGYFIRYNFIGGAVWVLLCCLAGFFFGNIPYVRDNFTIVVLGIIFVSLIPMIVTFIRGKMKKTA from the coding sequence ATTTATGGACTGATCGATTTTATTTTACATATTGATCAGCATTTAGTAACAATTATTGACCAATTTGGAATTTGGACGTATGTCATACTATTTTTAATCGTGTTTATTGAAACTGGATTAGTCATTTTTCCATTTCTACCAGGTGATTCTCTACTGTTTGCAGCCAGTGCGCTAGCAGCTTTACCCGCTATCCATTTAAATATTTGGATTCTCATCGCTGTTTTTGCGGCGGCGGCCATTATTGGAGATACGGTAAACTATGAGATTGGGAAAAAAGTTGGGCTGTCGATTCCAGAAGATAGTTTGCTGGGGAAAGTCTTAAATAAAGAAAAAATGGAAAAAGCAGAAGCTTTCTTTAATAAGCATGGCGGAAAAACAATTTTAATTGCTCGTTTTATGCCCTTCATTCGAACTTTTGCTCCTTTTATTGCGGGTGCAAGTCGGATGCATTATGGTTACTTTATCCGTTACAACTTTATCGGTGGCGCGGTTTGGGTATTGCTATGCTGCCTAGCTGGTTTCTTTTTTGGAAATATTCCTTATGTAAGAGACAATTTTACAATCGTCGTCTTAGGGATTATCTTTGTTTCATTAATTCCAATGATTGTTACATTTATTCGTGGAAAGATGAAAAAAACAGCTTAA